From one Haloferax marinisediminis genomic stretch:
- a CDS encoding pyridoxamine 5'-phosphate oxidase family protein, with protein MNLSRTGREIPSEVEDLLTGEPVVAHLATCADGRPHSAPLWYRYDDGVVEILTTGVKLANIRKNPHVSISMERDHEGIPEWMVTIRGTATIVEDEDEIQEANTRINRKYGVEDDAWSENVLVRIDVGSVAYRTY; from the coding sequence ATGAATCTGAGTCGGACAGGGCGGGAGATTCCGTCCGAAGTAGAGGACCTCCTGACGGGCGAACCGGTGGTCGCTCACCTGGCGACGTGTGCCGACGGGCGACCCCACTCGGCCCCACTCTGGTACCGGTACGACGACGGCGTCGTCGAGATACTCACGACTGGCGTCAAACTCGCGAACATCCGAAAGAACCCACACGTGTCGATTTCGATGGAACGAGACCACGAAGGGATTCCCGAGTGGATGGTCACGATTCGTGGAACGGCGACCATCGTGGAGGACGAAGACGAAATTCAAGAGGCGAACACACGCATCAACCGGAAGTACGGTGTCGAAGACGACGCGTGGTCAGAGAACGTCCTGGTCCGTATCGACGTCGGGTCCGTCGCCTACCGGACGTACTGA
- a CDS encoding DsrE family protein, giving the protein MKTVIHVSSPNPGDQEHAMVNTLNMIYDESVYTPGDDVAVVANGAGVRMFIEATASNPEMVEELRELSVTLLVCGNALRGMGVTDDDLLPGVERVQSGSGALARLQDEGYGYIKAP; this is encoded by the coding sequence ATGAAGACCGTGATTCACGTGTCGTCCCCGAATCCCGGAGACCAAGAGCACGCGATGGTGAACACGCTGAACATGATTTACGACGAGAGCGTCTACACACCAGGCGACGACGTTGCAGTGGTGGCAAACGGGGCCGGTGTCCGGATGTTCATCGAAGCAACCGCGTCGAATCCGGAGATGGTCGAAGAGCTTCGAGAACTGAGCGTTACCCTGCTCGTCTGTGGGAACGCACTCCGTGGGATGGGCGTCACCGACGACGACTTACTCCCCGGTGTCGAGCGTGTTCAGTCAGGGTCCGGCGCACTCGCACGACTCCAAGACGAAGGCTACGGGTACATCAAAGCGCCGTAG
- a CDS encoding ferritin-like domain-containing protein, giving the protein MGIETRADLKEHLQWAVQVELSTIPTYLYAMYSIDDRGAEPYRLIRSVVVEEMLHMALAANLMVAVGGKPRFYAEDVIPSYPMDLPHHDPPIRMNLERCSPDFIERVCMPIEHPRAVDAVPEDDNYETIGQFYLAVEAAIEQLDDDEGGLFDDPQVERQLLHPGYYAPVEFDEEDSGGLHPIDGIESACRAIETVIHQGEGLRDEHWADPSHHEMTHYYKFKSIADGTYRLGAVRPVAENPTTADFDPALRPVSDLFNAAYSYSFVLMDELYATTDRDTKDALVRDLYTVMSGILSPLARYLTSHPVSEGAELNAGPTFEFYQFEASSTPWEQIRALTTTVARDVGELVHLNGMVESLQTTPRLSSE; this is encoded by the coding sequence ATGGGTATCGAGACGAGAGCAGACCTCAAAGAACACCTTCAGTGGGCAGTCCAGGTCGAACTGTCGACCATTCCGACCTACCTGTACGCGATGTACTCCATCGACGACAGAGGCGCAGAACCGTACAGACTCATCCGGAGCGTCGTCGTCGAGGAGATGCTCCACATGGCGCTGGCGGCCAACCTCATGGTCGCCGTCGGTGGCAAGCCACGGTTCTACGCCGAGGACGTGATACCGTCGTACCCGATGGACCTTCCTCACCACGACCCGCCGATTCGGATGAACCTCGAACGATGTAGTCCCGACTTCATCGAGCGGGTCTGTATGCCAATCGAACACCCACGGGCAGTCGATGCGGTGCCAGAAGACGACAACTACGAGACCATCGGGCAGTTCTACCTCGCAGTCGAAGCGGCCATCGAGCAACTCGACGACGACGAAGGTGGACTGTTCGACGACCCACAGGTCGAACGACAACTACTGCATCCGGGGTACTATGCGCCAGTCGAGTTCGACGAAGAAGACAGCGGCGGCCTGCACCCGATAGACGGAATCGAGAGTGCGTGTCGGGCGATCGAGACGGTCATCCATCAGGGAGAGGGGCTCCGAGACGAACATTGGGCAGACCCATCCCACCACGAGATGACCCACTACTACAAGTTCAAGTCGATTGCGGACGGCACCTATCGACTTGGAGCGGTTCGCCCCGTCGCGGAGAATCCGACGACTGCCGACTTCGACCCGGCGTTACGCCCCGTCTCTGACCTGTTCAACGCGGCGTATAGCTATTCGTTCGTCCTCATGGACGAACTGTACGCCACGACCGACAGAGACACGAAAGACGCGCTGGTCCGTGACCTCTACACGGTCATGTCCGGCATCCTCTCGCCGTTAGCCCGGTACCTGACGAGTCACCCCGTGTCTGAGGGCGCGGAACTCAACGCAGGGCCGACGTTCGAGTTCTACCAGTTCGAAGCGTCGTCGACGCCGTGGGAACAGATTCGTGCACTGACGACCACCGTCGCCAGAGACGTCGGTGAACTCGTTCACCTCAACGGGATGGTCGAGAGTCTACAGACCACGCCTCGCCTCTCGTCGGAGTGA
- a CDS encoding MFS transporter: MKIPRVSHHRGSMVDASLSVGHHLRVGFRRGDATLPWNSPTLRVVFASTLLAPLGIALISPGLPVIQAQFSLTDAETSLILSSYFLTGIVLSPFIGLLEDRIGRRAVLIPSLLVFSLTGAAIAYAPSYSVALGLRIVQGTAAAGIFISTVTLIGDTFEGVERTSVLGANTAVLSTGAAIFPILGGVLAATSWNAPFFVYLLGIPVALLAYIALDEPSVEHGTHSFGSFRQVFDALTPSEALLLYGSAFMIELLLFGAVFTAIPFQLSTGFGVRPVEIGLVVTAALIASAVAASQAGRLAKHLSDEMLIISGFAFAGVGLLFAWRAGSPTMLGLASVVFGAGWGLVLPSIDDEVSEFVPVEFRAEALSLRNSTTFLGRTIAPILFTALAPFWGYRLLLLVAGAVGFASGLVGWILSR, translated from the coding sequence ATGAAGATTCCCAGGGTCAGCCACCACCGGGGGTCGATGGTCGATGCCTCCTTGTCGGTGGGTCATCACCTGCGCGTGGGGTTCAGACGAGGTGACGCGACGCTCCCGTGGAATTCACCGACGCTTCGGGTGGTTTTTGCGAGTACGCTCTTGGCTCCACTGGGAATCGCACTGATTAGTCCGGGACTCCCGGTTATTCAAGCACAGTTCTCCCTGACCGACGCGGAGACGAGTCTCATCCTCTCGTCGTACTTCCTGACTGGAATCGTGCTCTCACCGTTCATCGGCCTCCTCGAAGACCGAATCGGGAGGCGGGCCGTTCTCATTCCATCGCTGCTCGTGTTTAGTCTGACGGGTGCTGCAATCGCGTACGCACCCAGTTACTCGGTCGCGCTCGGACTTCGTATCGTGCAAGGAACCGCCGCTGCAGGGATATTCATCTCGACCGTCACGCTGATTGGCGATACGTTCGAGGGCGTCGAGCGAACTTCCGTCCTCGGGGCGAATACGGCCGTTCTCTCGACTGGGGCGGCTATCTTCCCGATTCTCGGTGGCGTTCTCGCAGCAACGTCGTGGAATGCACCGTTCTTCGTGTACCTTCTGGGTATCCCTGTGGCGCTCCTCGCCTACATCGCGCTCGACGAACCGTCGGTCGAACACGGAACCCACAGTTTCGGGTCGTTTCGGCAGGTCTTCGATGCACTGACGCCCAGTGAAGCCCTCCTGCTATACGGGTCGGCGTTCATGATCGAACTACTCCTCTTCGGTGCGGTGTTCACTGCGATTCCGTTCCAGTTGTCCACCGGGTTCGGCGTTCGCCCCGTCGAAATCGGACTCGTCGTCACGGCAGCGCTCATCGCATCGGCGGTGGCTGCCTCACAGGCTGGCAGGTTGGCAAAGCACCTGTCGGACGAGATGCTCATCATCTCCGGCTTCGCCTTCGCTGGTGTCGGCCTACTCTTCGCTTGGCGCGCAGGCTCTCCAACCATGCTCGGCCTCGCCAGCGTCGTATTCGGGGCGGGGTGGGGACTCGTCCTCCCGTCGATCGACGACGAGGTCAGCGAGTTCGTTCCGGTCGAGTTCCGAGCGGAAGCGTTGAGCCTTCGTAACAGCACGACGTTCCTCGGACGGACGATTGCGCCGATTCTGTTCACGGCGCTTGCCCCCTTCTGGGGGTATCGACTCCTCCTCCTCGTGGCAGGTGCTGTCGGATTCGCCAGCGGACTCGTTGGGTGGATTCTGTCGCGGTGA
- a CDS encoding CDGSH iron-sulfur domain-containing protein, with amino-acid sequence MEQELHEYEGVDVTVRYDVKRCIHARECVKGLPDVFDPNERPWIVPDNAAGDDLAEVITRCPTGALHFERNDGGWEETVPEDNTIHVAHDGPLYAHGAVEITDEDGTPLLSDTRVAFCRCGASANKPLCDNSHLDVDFEAPGTVSEDHEFPDAAGGDLSVTPTRNGPLHVEGAFEIVGQDDGSSYRATDEWLCRCGGSQNKPFCDNTHKKIGFTTEDD; translated from the coding sequence ATGGAACAGGAACTCCACGAGTACGAGGGTGTGGACGTCACGGTGCGGTACGACGTGAAACGCTGTATTCACGCTCGTGAGTGCGTCAAGGGACTCCCGGACGTGTTCGACCCCAACGAGCGTCCTTGGATCGTTCCGGATAACGCCGCCGGCGACGACCTCGCAGAAGTCATCACCAGATGCCCGACGGGTGCGCTCCACTTCGAGCGAAACGACGGTGGGTGGGAAGAGACGGTTCCAGAGGACAACACCATCCACGTCGCTCACGACGGTCCGCTGTACGCCCACGGAGCAGTCGAGATAACCGACGAGGACGGGACACCGTTACTCTCGGACACTCGTGTCGCGTTCTGTCGGTGCGGTGCATCAGCGAACAAGCCCCTCTGCGACAACAGCCACCTCGACGTGGACTTCGAGGCACCGGGGACAGTCAGCGAAGACCACGAGTTTCCTGATGCAGCAGGGGGCGACCTGTCGGTGACACCGACGCGGAACGGCCCACTCCACGTCGAAGGCGCGTTCGAAATCGTCGGTCAAGACGACGGTTCGTCGTACCGAGCGACCGACGAGTGGCTGTGTCGCTGTGGCGGGTCACAGAACAAACCGTTCTGCGACAACACACACAAGAAGATTGGATTCACCACAGAAGACGACTGA